From a region of the Coffea arabica cultivar ET-39 chromosome 3e, Coffea Arabica ET-39 HiFi, whole genome shotgun sequence genome:
- the LOC113736313 gene encoding receptor like protein kinase S.2-like: MHLNRLCFILPADVDEIEPIDHKKVQKTKEKQPSPRHCGSQVVNLLRTSVHRFFDSKWINFCHQEAPEKHFSGMLFQDMAGVKMSEEVGGENARIFSYSELYIGSKGFSEDEILGSGGFGKVYRAVLPSDGTTVAVKCLAERGEQFEKTFAAELVAVAHLRHRNLVKLRGWCVHDDQLFLVYDYMPNRSLDRILFKRPEKNGSSPLDWERRKKIVNGLAAALFYLHEQLETQIIHRDVKTSNVMLDSHFNARLGDFGLARWLEHKIEYQSRTPSMKNQQFRLAETTRIGGTIGYLPPESFQKRSFATAKSDVFSFGIVVLEVVSGRRAVDLTYPDDQIILLDWTRKLSDEGILLQAGDTRLPDGSFKLSDMEQMIHVGLLCTLHDPQSRPNMKWAVDVLSGNIYGKLPDLPSFKSHPLYISLSSPSNSSSSYTITTGSSTTRSTTSISTSALNSSNFVTATGETMYVTAEVENSNIVSSHSSHPPPCTFPVVETPRVITYKEIIAATNNFADSRRVAELDFGTAYHGFLDNHYHVLVKRLGMKTCPALRVRFSNELQTLGRLRHRNLVQLRGWCTEQGEMLVVYDYSAKCLLSHVLFHHTSRILQWHHRYSIIKSLASAIRYLHEEWDEQVIHRSITSSAVALDADMNPRLGCFALAEFLTRNEHGHHVVIDKKRSACGIFGYMSPDYIKSGEATTMADVYSFGVVLLEVVCGQMAVDFRRPEVLLVRRIQEFEAQKRPYEELADMRLDGKYNRRELLRLIKLGMACTSSNPESRPSMRQIVSILDGHDQWLTDNWRKEEEIEQWKQRNASSLSLIRRIQALSIQ, from the coding sequence ATGCATCTGAACCGCCTTTGCTTCATTCTGCCAGCAGATGTTGATGAAATTGAACCAATTGATCACAAAAAAGTccagaaaacaaaggaaaaacaaCCGTCTCCTCGTCACTGTGGCTCACAAGTTGTGAATCTCCTTCGTACATCAGTGCATCGATTCTTTGACTCAAAATGGATCAACTTCTGCCACCAAGAAGCCCCAGAGAAGCATTTCTCTGGTATGTTGTTCCAGGATATGGCAGGAGTGAAGATGTCTGAGGAAGTAGGGGGCGAAAATGCCAGAATATTTAGCTATTCTGAGCTCTACATAGGGTCCAAAGGATTTAGTGAAGATGAAATACTCGGAAGTGGAGGCTTTGGCAAAGTCTATAGAGCAGTTTTACCCAGTGATGGAACAACAGTAGCCGTTAAATGCTTGGCTGAGAGAGGCGAGCAATTCGAGAAGACATTTGCTGCAGAATTGGTAGCCGTTGCTCATCTTCGCCACAGGAACCTTGTAAAGCTCAGGGGATGGTGTGTTCATGATGATCAGTTGTTTCTTGTCTATGACTACATGCCTAACCGAAGTCTTGACAGAATACTCTTTAAAAGGCCTGAGAAGAATGGTTCATCACCTCTTGATTGGGAGCGTAGGAAGAAGATAGTCAATGGCTTGGCTGCTGCGTTGTTTTACCTCCATGAACAATTGGAGACTCAGATCATACACAGAGATGTGAAGACGAGTAATGTGATGCTTGATTCACATTTTAATGCCCGTCTTGGTGACTTTGGCTTGGCTAGGTGGCTAGAACATAAGATTGAGTACCAATCAAGGACACCTTCAATGAAGAATCAACAATTTCGGCTAGCAGAAACAACCAGAATTGGTGGAACCATTGGCTATTTGCCACCGGAGAGCTTCCAGAAGAGAAGTTTCGCCACTGCAAAATCAGATGTATTCAGCTTTGGAATTGTGGTCCTGGAGGTTGTTTCAGGAAGGCGTGCTGTTGATCTCACATATCCGGATGATCAGATCATCTTGCTTGATTGGACCAGGAAGCTCTCCGATGAAGGAATACTTCTACAAGCAGGGGATACTAGGCTCCCAGATGGGTCTTTCAAGCTTTCAGACATGGAACAAATGATACATGTTGGACTTCTCTGCACACTTCATGATCCTCAATCGCGGCCTAACATGAAATGGGCTGTGGATGTACTTTCTGGCAACATATATGGTAAATTACCAGATCTTCCTTCATTCAAGAGTCACCCCCTTTACATATCTTTGTCGTCTCCAAGCAACAGCAGTTCTAGCTACACGATCACAACAGGGTCTTCTACAACAAGATCCACAACCAGCATCAGCACTTCTGCTCTAAACTCATCAAACTTTGTCACAGCCACTGGAGAAACCATGTACGTAACAGCAGAGGTTGAGAACAGTAATATTGTCTCTTCACATAGTAGCCACCCTCCGCCATGTACTTTCCCGGTGGTTGAAACTCCAAGGGTGATAACATACAAGGAAATCATTGCTGCCACAAACAATTTTGCAGATTCACGGAGAGTAGCTGAGCTTGACTTTGGAACAGCCTATCATGGTTTCCTTGACAATCATTACCACGTTCTGGTGAAGAGGCTTGGCATGAAGACATGTCCTGCATTGCGAGTAAGATTCTCAAATGAACTCCAAACCTTGGGAAGGCTTCGCCACAGAAATCTGGTACAGCTTCGTGGATGGTGCACTGAACAAGGGGAGATGCTTGTTGTGTATGATTATTCTGCAAAATGCCTCCTAAGTCATGTCTTATTCCATCATACAAGCAGAATCTTGCAATGGCATCATCGATATAGCATAATCAAATCGCTTGCTTCTGCCATTCGGTACCTCCATGAAGAATGGGATGAGCAGGTTATTCACAGAAGCATCACATCTTCTGCCGTAGCTCTGGATGCAGACATGAATCCTAGACTCGGTTGTTTTGCTCTAGCTGAATTCTTGACACGGAATGAACATGGCCATCATGTCGTTATTGACAAGAAGAGATCAGCTTGTGGAATCTTTGGATACATGTCACCAGATTATATTAAATCTGGAGAAGCAACTACAATGGCTGATGTTTATAGCTTTGGTGTAGTGTTGCTTGAGGTGGTATGTGGGCAGATGGCAGTTGATTTTAGGAGGCCCGAGGTGCTACTAGTGAGAAGAATTCAAGAATTTGAGGCGCAGAAAAGACCATATGAAGAACTGGCAGACATGAGGTTAGATGGAAAGTACAACCGCAGGGAATTGTTGAGGCTGATCAAATTAGGCATGGCATGCACCAGCTCCAACCCAGAATCAAGACCAAGCATGAGGCAGATAGTAAGCATACTTGATGGTCATGATCAATGGTTGACGGACAATTGGCGCAAGGAGGAGGAAATAGAACAATGGAAACAAAGAAATGCATCTTCTTTGTCACTTATTAGAAGAATTCAAGCTCTTAGCATACAATGA